A region from the Vicia villosa cultivar HV-30 ecotype Madison, WI linkage group LG3, Vvil1.0, whole genome shotgun sequence genome encodes:
- the LOC131656907 gene encoding cation/H(+) antiporter 4-like yields the protein MDFTLITKTGKKSWVIALLSSFLPMMVGFLLIFLTRSFWRSLIGEEQAYNLPIVVISHSGCSFAVIASLLRDIGILNSELGRLALSSGFLNDIAGSIYTGVGTAIVSSMHSGVAVTVKNLLLFFVFMIGIPLVGRPIMMMMVKNTPEGKPVNKIYINAIVVAFFMLGLLAGKFNQPFLAGATILGLAVPEGPPLGSELVNQFELFSTWILTPLFVTCCVMKVDLTLCGPPILIIVITGFILLVHTIKLLQCMTVCKYCNIPTTDGLCLALILSCKGVVDCCSFIVFYDGTNKNPQSIGVMVISTLVLATISRIGVKALYDPSRKYAGYQKRNIMNLKQNSELRLVAVVHRASHMVHVKNFLHLCSPAPNNTLIADVVHVMELIGRTTPIFIAHRLQQKMGSTHNYSGELVVTFDLFEQDHAGSATINTYTAISPQNFMQDDVCYLALDKNAAIIILPFHIRWSQQGLIESDDRMVRTVNSKVLERAPCSVGILVNHGNVATSINNNKSTGYKVAMIFLGGPDDREALCLAKRFSKNIDNILYVYRLLASDQDAMGWDKMIDDEELREVRGAYDKLENVKYEEKTIEDASETTTFIRNIANKFDFFIVGRRSGVQSPQTFGLENWTEYSELGVIGDLLASPDMETKAFILVVQQQQQTNYISST from the exons ATGGACTTCACATTAATAACAAAAACTGGCAAAAAATCTTGGGTCATTGCTCTTCTTTCGAGTTTTTTACCCATGATGGTTGGCTTCTTGCTCATATTTCTCACCCGCTCATTCTGGAGAAGTTTAATTGGTGAAGAACAAGCTTATAATTTACCCATTGTCGTTATATCTCATAGCGGTTGTTCTTTTGCTGTCATTGCTTCTTTGCTAAGAGACATCGGAATCCTTAACTCAGAACTGGGTCGCCTTGCGTTGTCGTCGGGTTTTTTAAACGATATTGCAGGAAGTATCTATACAGGTGTGGGGACGGCCATAGTGAGTAGCATGCATAGCGGAGTAGCTGTGACGGTTAAAAActtacttttattttttgtttttatgattggGATTCCGTTAGTTGGGAGAccaataatgatgatgatggtaaaaAACACACCAGAAGGAAAACCGGTTAACAAGATATACATAAACGCAATAGTGGTAGCATTTTTCATGTTAGGTCTGTTAGCTGGAAAATTCAATCAACCTTTTTTGGCAGGAGCAACTATATTAGGTCTTGCTGTTCCTGAAGGCCCGCCACTAGGGTCAGAGTTGGTTAATCAATTTGAATTATTCTCTACATGGATTCTCACTCCACTTTTTGTAACTTGTTGTGTCATGAAAGTGGATCTCACTCTTTGTGGACCGCCTATCCTTATTATTGTTATCACCGGTTTCATCCTTTTGGTGCATACCATTAAGCTACTGCAGTGCATGACTGTTTGCAAATATTGCAATATTCCTACAACCGATGGTCTTTGCCTTGCCCTCATTTTGAGTTGCAAAGGTGTTGTTGATTGTTGCTCCTTTATTGTTTTCTACGACGGAACA AATAAAAATCCTCAATCAATAGGTGTTATGGTAATATCAACCTTAGTGTTGGCAACAATCTCAAGAATAGGTGTAAAGGCATTATACGACCCATCAAGAAAATACGCAGGGTATCAGAAGAGAAACATAATGAATCTAAAACAAAATTCAGAGCTTCGTTTAGTTGCAGTTGTGCACAGAGCAAGTCATATGGTTCACGTCAAGAATTTCTTACACCTATGTTCTCCGGCACCAAACAACACGCTTATAGCAGACGTGGTACATGTCATGGAATTAATTGGAAGAACAACACCCATTTTCATCGCACATCGTCTCCAACAAAAAATGGGGTCAACACATAACTACTCAGGAGAGTTAGTGGTTACATTCGACCTTTTTGAGCAGGACCACGCTGGTTCAGCAACAATTAACACATACACAGCAATATCTCCACAAAACTTTATGCAGGATGATGTTTGTTACCTTGCATTAGACAAAAACGCAGCTATTATAATTCTACCATTTCACATAAGATGGTCGCAACAAGGTTTAATTGAATCAGACGACAGAATGGTAAGAACAGTGAATTCAAAGGTTTTGGAAAGAGCTCCTTGTTCAGTTGGGATTTTGGTTAACCATGGCAATGTAGCCACAagcattaataataataaatcaacaGGTTATAAAGTAGCTATGATTTTTCTTGGAGGGCCTGATGATAGAGAAGCTTTGTGTTTGGCTAAAAGGTTTTCCAAAAACATAGATAACATATTGTATGTGTATCGATTGCTAGCGAGCGACCAAGATGCAATGGGGTGGGATAAAATGATCGATGATGAGGAGTTAAGGGAAGTTCGTGGAGCTTATGATAAACTTGAAAATGTAAAGTATGAAGAGAAAACTATTGAGGATGCATCTGAGACAACTACTTTCATTAGGAATATAgcaaataaatttgatttttttattgttgGAAGACGTAGTGGAGTTCAATCACCTCAGACATTTGGTTTAGAAAATTGGACTGAATATTCTGAATTAGGAGTTATTGGTGATTTGCTTGCTTCACCTGATATGGAAACTAAAGCTTTCATTTTAGTTGTGCAACAACAGCAACAAACCAATTATATATCCTCCACGTAA